One region of Pyramidobacter sp. YE332 genomic DNA includes:
- a CDS encoding ISAs1 family transposase produces MNQTFLELLAEIEDFRTGNAIHYRLQDILLVSVLAVICNMDTYTEMAMFADHQKKYLAPFCDFRHGTPSHDTFGKVLSRLDPRVLSERFNAWMSELYVHLGKLAESGGMTVAIDGKTICRSGSSEQKASHVLTAFASRAQLVLGQIKTDEKSNEITAIPELLDLFQVKDTVVTIDAMGTQKDIAAKIIEKGGDYVLAVKGNQKKLHDDIIWHLRSEAQDTSTRELKAKGQYASTLEKDHGRIERRECYLSNDLSWFEGLEGWRGITGVAWIHNTRNVDNKTSTEDHYFIYSLKGARAQDLLRIKREHWAIENNLHWMLDMAFREDDCRARAKNAAEVMNILRKLALQMLKTCETCKCGMRSKRKLCGLGVPTALQVLGLVPTGLLIS; encoded by the coding sequence ATGAACCAGACATTTCTGGAACTGCTGGCAGAAATTGAAGATTTCCGCACAGGCAACGCGATCCACTATCGGCTCCAGGATATCCTTCTGGTCAGCGTGCTGGCCGTGATCTGTAACATGGATACCTATACGGAAATGGCCATGTTTGCCGATCATCAGAAGAAATATCTGGCGCCGTTCTGCGACTTCCGCCACGGCACCCCTTCTCACGATACCTTTGGCAAGGTGTTGAGCCGCCTCGATCCCCGTGTGTTGTCCGAACGCTTCAACGCCTGGATGAGCGAGCTGTACGTCCACCTGGGCAAGCTGGCGGAGTCAGGAGGCATGACCGTCGCCATCGACGGCAAGACCATATGCCGCAGCGGCAGTTCCGAACAGAAAGCCAGTCACGTGCTCACCGCTTTTGCCAGTCGGGCGCAGCTGGTCCTCGGTCAGATCAAGACCGACGAGAAGAGCAACGAGATCACGGCCATCCCCGAACTGCTGGATCTCTTTCAGGTCAAAGACACCGTCGTCACCATCGACGCCATGGGGACGCAGAAGGACATCGCCGCTAAGATCATCGAAAAGGGCGGAGATTACGTCCTCGCCGTCAAAGGCAATCAGAAGAAACTGCACGACGACATCATCTGGCACCTGCGCAGCGAAGCGCAGGACACAAGCACAAGAGAACTCAAAGCCAAAGGACAGTATGCCAGCACCCTGGAGAAGGATCATGGGCGCATCGAGAGAAGAGAATGTTACCTCTCCAACGACCTGAGCTGGTTCGAAGGACTTGAAGGCTGGCGAGGCATCACGGGCGTCGCCTGGATCCACAACACCCGGAACGTCGATAACAAGACCAGCACTGAAGACCATTACTTCATCTACAGCCTGAAAGGAGCCCGGGCGCAAGACCTTCTGCGCATCAAGAGAGAGCACTGGGCGATCGAGAACAACTTACACTGGATGCTGGACATGGCCTTCAGGGAGGATGACTGTCGGGCGAGAGCGAAGAACGCGGCGGAAGTGATGAACATTCTGCGAAAACTTGCTTTGCAGATGCTGAAGACCTGTGAAACGTGCAAATGCGGGATGAGGAGCAAGCGCAAGCTCTGCGGGCTTGGCGTCCCTACGGCTCTGCAGGTCCTGGGACTGGTGCCGACGGGCTTGCTTATTTCGTAA
- a CDS encoding YadA-like family protein, whose translation MRDEEQAQALRAWRPYGSAGPGTGADGLAYFVSDCPGGETTASGIYSTAMGKGTTASGFASTAMGQWATASGDASAAMGYASQAKGRNSLAASGGVTEGTAENSLAAGWGAHAKLAGSVALGSFATADTPAGETAFLAGGQTEPAWKSTHNAVAVGNRTPYSYTYTDLNGNPVTETVPAASRQITGVAGGTHGTDAVNIAQLKRGLSFRAFDSNGALLGALDMESAAAAPAFRAGEGLKLTVDGQTLVLELDGAGGSWNLDTKPGAQPPAAVNPNDTVTFTSGDNIAITRDDKNVTIATKADANFNSVTANAFTAGGASITDNGLVIENGPSVTRAGIDAGNKKIANVAKGEVSQTSADAINGSQLWGVSSSVAGRFGGGSTVNSDGSISAPAYTIRGGTYHNVGDALSAADTEFTNIYNNFGSVYEQMGELRSDVKNVGALSSALSGLKPIQYDPVRPSQIMARFGNYRDTWALALGVAHYVREDFMVHAGVSITHHGESMANAGLTWKIGKKEDKDAIPARYRKGPIGSVYVMQKENAELAGPGGLDGARDGGDEGFAGSGNCGTEGFAGSPTGRTESAHGGTGTPAARLGEGPVGGESIRNHMKGADWICLPVRAFSFVL comes from the coding sequence ATGCGGGATGAGGAGCAAGCGCAAGCTCTGCGGGCTTGGCGTCCCTACGGCTCTGCAGGTCCTGGGACTGGTGCCGACGGGCTTGCTTATTTCGTAAGCGATTGCCCTGGGGGGGAAACGACCGCCAGCGGCATATATTCCACCGCGATGGGGAAGGGGACGACCGCCAGCGGTTTCGCTTCCACCGCGATGGGGCAGTGGGCGACCGCCAGCGGCGACGCTTCCGCCGCGATGGGGTACGCTTCGCAGGCGAAAGGCAGAAACTCCCTGGCCGCGTCGGGCGGCGTCACTGAGGGAACGGCGGAAAACTCCCTCGCCGCGGGCTGGGGCGCCCACGCCAAACTGGCCGGTTCCGTCGCCCTCGGCAGCTTCGCCACCGCGGACACCCCCGCCGGGGAAACGGCCTTTTTGGCCGGCGGGCAGACGGAGCCGGCCTGGAAATCGACGCACAACGCCGTCGCCGTGGGCAACCGGACGCCGTACAGCTATACTTATACCGACCTGAACGGCAATCCCGTTACGGAAACCGTGCCGGCCGCCAGCCGCCAGATCACCGGCGTGGCAGGCGGCACGCACGGCACCGACGCCGTCAACATCGCCCAGCTCAAACGCGGCCTCTCGTTCCGCGCCTTCGACTCGAACGGCGCGCTCCTGGGCGCGCTGGACATGGAAAGCGCCGCGGCCGCCCCGGCCTTCAGGGCCGGCGAAGGACTGAAACTGACCGTCGACGGCCAGACCCTCGTCCTCGAACTCGACGGCGCCGGCGGCTCCTGGAACCTCGACACCAAGCCCGGCGCGCAGCCCCCGGCCGCCGTCAATCCCAACGACACGGTGACGTTCACCAGCGGCGACAACATCGCCATCACCCGCGACGACAAAAACGTCACCATCGCCACGAAAGCCGACGCGAACTTCAACAGCGTCACGGCGAACGCCTTTACGGCCGGTGGCGCCTCGATCACCGACAACGGCCTCGTCATTGAAAACGGCCCCTCAGTCACCAGGGCCGGCATCGACGCCGGAAACAAAAAGATCGCCAACGTCGCCAAAGGAGAAGTCAGCCAGACCAGCGCCGACGCCATCAACGGCTCGCAGCTCTGGGGCGTCTCGTCGAGCGTTGCCGGCCGCTTCGGCGGCGGCTCCACGGTCAATTCCGACGGCTCGATCAGCGCGCCTGCCTACACCATCCGCGGCGGCACATACCATAACGTCGGCGACGCCCTCAGCGCCGCAGACACCGAATTCACCAACATCTACAACAATTTCGGCAGCGTCTACGAACAGATGGGCGAACTGCGAAGCGACGTCAAGAACGTCGGCGCGCTGAGCTCCGCGCTCTCCGGGCTGAAACCGATCCAGTACGATCCCGTCAGGCCCAGCCAGATCATGGCCAGGTTCGGCAACTACCGCGACACGTGGGCGCTGGCGCTGGGCGTGGCGCATTACGTCAGGGAAGACTTCATGGTCCACGCCGGCGTGTCGATTACCCACCACGGCGAATCGATGGCCAACGCCGGGCTGACGTGGAAGATCGGCAAGAAGGAAGACAAGGACGCGATCCCGGCGCGTTACCGCAAGGGCCCGATCGGCAGCGTCTACGTGATGCAGAAGGAAAACGCCGAACTTGCAGGCCCAGGTGGCCTCGATGGAGCACGAGATGGCGGAGATGAAGGCTTCGCAGGCTCAGGAAATTGCGGAACTGAAGGCTTCGCAGGCTCGCCAACAGGCCGAACTGAAAGCGCGCATGGCGGAACTGGAACGCCTGCTGCGCGCCTCGGGGAGGGCCCGGTAGGCGGGGAAAGCATAAGAAATCATATGAAAGGCGCGGACTGGATTTGTCTCCCAGTCCGCGCCTTTTCGTTTGTTTTATGA
- a CDS encoding amidohydrolase family protein: MLDCGGAFLMPGFNDSHMHFLHYAKSKLGSVDLRGTKSVGEVVERMKKGLEKYDPSSGLWLLGEGWNHDYFTDEKRYPTAADLDAVTADYPLLVMRTCFHVGALNSRAMELVGLDRAAAEKMGEFAGKNPDGSPDGVVKEHIVDNIKANLPAPDLETLLDMVLACQKDLFACGITSIQSDDFKYTPDGCAYEMMRLLRDASEDGRLKVRWGEQALLPTKAEIDEFFDRKGFDDSYGNRSFKISTVKLLTDGSLGARTAYMRRPYADDSSTRGLPTYTQEELDALVLKAHENNMPVAMHAIGDGAMEMALGAIERARKAMPYVHPRHGVVHCQITDRRQVERFRELDAIAFIQPVFIDYDMHIVFDRVGKELGSTSYAWKDYIESGVHAPFGTDAPVEDFNPMRGLYCAVTSRDLNGEGPFLPRQILSREQALYGYTAAGAWATRDEDVKGKIKPGMYADFITVDRDLLKCPERDILAAKVTATYIGGEKVF, from the coding sequence GTGCTGGACTGCGGCGGGGCGTTTTTGATGCCCGGCTTCAACGACAGCCACATGCACTTCCTGCATTACGCCAAGTCCAAATTGGGCTCGGTCGACCTGCGGGGGACGAAGTCCGTCGGCGAGGTCGTCGAGCGCATGAAAAAGGGGCTGGAGAAGTACGATCCGTCCTCGGGGCTGTGGCTGCTCGGCGAGGGCTGGAACCACGACTATTTTACCGACGAGAAGCGTTATCCCACGGCGGCCGATCTCGACGCCGTGACGGCGGACTATCCGCTGCTGGTCATGCGCACGTGCTTCCACGTCGGCGCGCTCAACTCCAGGGCCATGGAGCTGGTAGGGCTGGACAGGGCCGCGGCGGAAAAGATGGGAGAGTTCGCCGGGAAAAATCCCGACGGCTCGCCCGACGGCGTCGTCAAGGAACATATCGTCGACAACATCAAGGCCAACCTGCCGGCGCCCGATTTGGAGACGCTGCTGGACATGGTGCTGGCCTGCCAGAAGGATCTGTTCGCCTGCGGCATCACCAGCATCCAGTCGGACGACTTCAAGTACACGCCCGACGGCTGCGCTTACGAGATGATGCGCCTGCTGCGCGATGCCTCGGAGGACGGGCGGCTCAAGGTGCGCTGGGGGGAGCAGGCGCTGCTGCCCACCAAGGCCGAGATCGATGAGTTCTTCGACCGCAAGGGATTCGACGACAGCTACGGCAACCGCAGCTTCAAGATCTCCACGGTCAAGCTGCTCACCGACGGCTCGCTCGGGGCGCGCACGGCCTACATGCGCAGGCCCTACGCCGACGATTCCTCGACGCGCGGCCTGCCGACCTACACGCAGGAAGAACTCGACGCGCTGGTGCTGAAGGCGCACGAGAACAACATGCCCGTGGCCATGCACGCCATCGGCGACGGCGCCATGGAGATGGCGCTTGGCGCCATCGAGCGCGCCCGCAAGGCAATGCCCTATGTGCACCCGCGCCACGGCGTCGTTCACTGCCAGATCACCGACCGGCGCCAGGTGGAGCGCTTCAGGGAACTCGACGCGATCGCCTTTATCCAGCCGGTCTTCATTGACTACGACATGCACATCGTCTTCGACCGCGTCGGCAAAGAGCTGGGAAGCACTTCTTACGCCTGGAAGGATTACATCGAATCGGGCGTGCACGCGCCGTTCGGCACCGACGCGCCGGTGGAAGACTTCAATCCCATGCGCGGCCTGTACTGCGCGGTCACCAGCCGCGACCTGAACGGCGAAGGGCCGTTTTTGCCGCGGCAGATCCTCAGCCGCGAGCAGGCGCTGTACGGCTACACGGCGGCGGGGGCCTGGGCGACGCGCGACGAGGACGTGAAGGGCAAGATCAAGCCCGGCATGTACGCCGACTTCATCACGGTGGACCGCGACCTGCTGAAATGCCCGGAGCGCGACATCCTCGCCGCCAAGGTCACGGCGACGTATATCGGCGGCGAAAAAGTGTTTTAA
- a CDS encoding sulfite exporter TauE/SafE family protein, giving the protein MNVLTLALLMSSAAAGGIINTVCGFGLGAVAMSVWPYLMPYMQSVSVVTLCGLTIDLLLLSNTYRFISWKKLVPCLICGMIFSSLSVYLSVGAAEKALTRSLGVILIALGVYSVFFSGRIRIKASPFNGCIAGALAQRHHHGAGAAGLAAAGRRRRAEHSRRQQSLPQTRRGEAAQNSLRLPDLLRRAAALPLSSERRRGPPRGKRPLFFSRLKRRAGKRKVDTFPH; this is encoded by the coding sequence ATGAATGTCCTCACCCTCGCGCTTTTGATGAGCTCCGCGGCCGCCGGCGGGATCATCAACACCGTCTGCGGCTTCGGGCTCGGCGCCGTGGCCATGTCGGTCTGGCCTTACCTGATGCCCTACATGCAGTCCGTATCGGTGGTCACTCTCTGCGGGCTGACGATCGATCTGCTGCTGCTGTCCAATACGTACCGCTTCATCAGCTGGAAAAAGCTGGTGCCGTGCCTGATCTGCGGGATGATCTTTTCCAGCCTGTCGGTCTATCTTTCCGTCGGCGCCGCCGAAAAGGCGCTCACTCGTTCGCTGGGCGTCATCCTCATCGCTCTGGGCGTATATTCGGTGTTCTTCAGCGGCCGGATCCGCATCAAGGCGTCGCCGTTCAACGGCTGCATCGCCGGCGCGCTGGCGCAACGGCATCATCACGGCGCAGGTGCTGCGGGTCTGGCTGCTGCTGGCCGCCGCCGTCGGGCTGAGCATTCTCGTCGGCAACAAAGTCTTCCACAAACTCGACGGGGCGAAGCTGCGCAAAATAGTTTACGCTTACCTGATCTTCTCCGGCGCGCTGCTGCTCTTCCGCTGAGTTCCGAGCGCCGGCGGGGACCGCCCCGCGGAAAGCGGCCTTTGTTTTTTTCGCGCTTGAAAAGGCGCGCCGGAAAGCGTAAAGTGGATACATTCCCCCATTGA
- a CDS encoding M20 family metallopeptidase, with protein sequence MKTILDEAKELSSQIVAWRRELHQFPELGLETPQTEAYICAALDSLGVPYRKGVGGHGVVALIEGRPGKCFTWRADCDGLPVVEQTPVDYASKNGCMHACGHDTHAAMALGAASLLMKHKDELNGTVKILFQPGEETGNGANAMIADGCLENPHTDFIVGLHAGSIAPHDWPAGTFGFYPGAFMSFLDSWQCTITGKGGHGAFPSLAVDPVLIAARVIDAWQSLVSREQSATKPMVLSVCKVRTPGAAFNIIPDTCVMNGTARALSEEERCRIEERMRNMAELIAEASGATAELVWTRGAANLVNDPAATEEVVAIGRELFGDEAFLRVPLPTTGGEDFAGYLLKGPGTFLLMYTPSSHGPTPQHSPRFEIDDGILWRGAAMAAGSAMTWLARHGR encoded by the coding sequence ATGAAAACGATCCTTGACGAAGCGAAAGAGCTCAGTTCCCAGATCGTCGCCTGGCGGCGCGAGCTGCACCAGTTCCCCGAGCTGGGGCTGGAAACTCCCCAGACCGAAGCCTACATCTGCGCGGCGCTCGATTCGCTCGGCGTGCCGTACCGCAAAGGCGTGGGCGGTCACGGCGTCGTCGCCCTGATCGAAGGGCGTCCCGGCAAGTGCTTCACCTGGCGCGCCGACTGCGACGGCCTGCCTGTCGTGGAACAGACGCCGGTGGACTACGCCTCGAAAAACGGCTGCATGCACGCCTGCGGCCACGACACGCACGCCGCCATGGCGCTGGGCGCGGCATCCCTGCTGATGAAACACAAAGACGAACTGAACGGCACGGTGAAGATCCTCTTCCAGCCCGGCGAGGAGACCGGCAACGGCGCCAACGCCATGATCGCCGACGGCTGCCTCGAGAATCCGCACACCGATTTCATCGTCGGCCTTCACGCCGGTTCCATCGCGCCGCACGACTGGCCGGCGGGCACGTTCGGATTCTATCCCGGCGCGTTCATGTCCTTCCTCGACAGCTGGCAGTGCACCATCACCGGCAAGGGCGGTCACGGCGCCTTCCCGTCGCTGGCCGTCGATCCCGTGCTGATCGCCGCCCGCGTCATCGACGCCTGGCAGAGCCTCGTCAGCCGCGAACAGAGCGCCACGAAGCCGATGGTCCTGTCGGTCTGCAAGGTGCGCACGCCCGGCGCGGCCTTCAACATCATCCCCGACACCTGCGTGATGAACGGTACGGCCCGCGCCCTTTCCGAGGAGGAGCGCTGCCGCATCGAAGAGCGCATGAGGAACATGGCGGAGCTGATCGCCGAGGCGTCGGGCGCCACGGCCGAGCTGGTCTGGACGCGCGGCGCCGCCAATCTGGTCAACGATCCGGCGGCGACCGAAGAAGTCGTCGCCATCGGGCGCGAACTCTTCGGCGACGAAGCCTTCCTGCGCGTGCCGCTGCCCACCACGGGCGGCGAGGATTTCGCCGGCTATCTGCTCAAGGGGCCGGGAACCTTCCTGCTCATGTACACGCCCTCGTCCCACGGCCCCACGCCGCAGCACAGCCCGCGCTTCGAGATCGACGACGGCATCCTCTGGCGCGGCGCCGCCATGGCCGCCGGCAGCGCCATGACGTGGCTGGCGCGCCACGGCCGCTGA
- a CDS encoding amidohydrolase, producing the protein MKKFALVNGKIYVERGRFAQALYAEDGVIRLVGRDDEIRSAAGRGAEILDCEGRAVIPGLNDSHMHLLGVGMEMSQLRLNGARSVGEIVARGRRFLAEHPELCRHGVAGIGWNQDLFDEGEKRLPNRHDLDQISTDIPVIVERVCRHIAAVNTRAIEMLGLGKNSPQYENGEFELEADGFPSGVFKEQAVVHANRLIPPKSAAEYEDMFVKAADYAVAHGLTSVQSNDAGFVPVPAGTLMEIVTRAHAGGRTTLRYRHQMTFRGVGDFEEFLRGGAREKYHDPAAHVEIGPLKLFKDGSLGGRSAKMSRDYRDDPGNRGVETLSNEEMDRFCRAARDAGVQVITHAIGDQAIADTVACYERVTDGGKNPLRHIVNHCQITDRPLLERIAADGLCVAYQPIFLDYDMHIAESRCGAELASTSYAFGTAAALGIPVGYGTDAPVEDCNPFPCICSAVARTDRLGRPEGGWFPREKVDVETAIDAYTAGSAYLEFHERDKGRLKPGFVADLAVLDRDIFACPIAQIREILPAATVIGGEIVYRR; encoded by the coding sequence ATGAAAAAATTCGCCCTTGTCAACGGGAAAATCTACGTGGAGCGCGGCCGTTTCGCTCAGGCGCTTTACGCCGAAGACGGCGTGATCCGCCTCGTCGGACGCGACGACGAGATCAGATCGGCCGCCGGGCGCGGCGCGGAGATCCTCGACTGCGAAGGGCGCGCGGTGATCCCCGGCCTCAACGACAGCCACATGCACCTGCTCGGCGTCGGCATGGAAATGTCGCAGCTGCGGCTGAACGGCGCGCGTTCTGTCGGCGAGATCGTCGCGCGCGGCCGGCGCTTCCTCGCCGAGCATCCCGAGCTGTGCCGCCACGGCGTCGCCGGCATCGGCTGGAACCAGGACCTTTTCGACGAAGGCGAAAAGCGCCTGCCCAACCGCCACGACCTCGACCAAATCTCCACCGACATCCCCGTGATCGTCGAGCGCGTCTGCCGCCACATCGCCGCCGTCAACACCAGAGCCATCGAGATGCTCGGCCTCGGCAAAAATTCGCCGCAGTACGAAAACGGGGAGTTCGAGCTGGAAGCCGACGGCTTCCCCAGTGGCGTCTTCAAGGAGCAGGCCGTCGTCCATGCCAACCGGCTGATCCCGCCCAAGTCGGCGGCCGAATACGAAGACATGTTCGTCAAAGCCGCCGATTACGCCGTCGCCCACGGACTCACCAGCGTACAGTCGAATGACGCCGGCTTCGTCCCCGTGCCGGCCGGCACGCTGATGGAGATCGTCACCCGCGCCCACGCCGGCGGCCGCACGACGCTGCGCTACCGCCACCAGATGACCTTTCGCGGCGTCGGCGACTTCGAAGAATTTCTGCGCGGCGGTGCGCGCGAAAAATACCACGACCCCGCCGCCCACGTCGAGATCGGCCCGCTCAAGCTCTTCAAGGACGGCTCGCTGGGCGGCCGCAGCGCCAAAATGAGCCGCGATTACCGCGACGACCCCGGCAACCGCGGCGTGGAAACGCTCTCCAACGAGGAAATGGACCGCTTCTGCCGGGCCGCCCGCGACGCCGGCGTGCAGGTCATCACCCACGCCATCGGCGATCAGGCCATCGCCGACACGGTCGCCTGCTACGAGCGCGTCACAGACGGCGGGAAAAACCCGCTGCGCCACATCGTCAACCACTGCCAGATCACCGACCGCCCGCTGCTCGAACGCATCGCCGCGGACGGCCTCTGCGTCGCCTATCAGCCCATTTTCCTCGACTACGACATGCACATCGCCGAGTCCCGCTGCGGCGCGGAGCTGGCGAGCACGTCCTACGCCTTCGGCACGGCCGCCGCGCTCGGCATCCCCGTCGGCTACGGCACCGACGCGCCGGTCGAAGACTGCAACCCGTTCCCCTGCATCTGCTCCGCCGTCGCCCGCACGGACCGCCTCGGCCGGCCCGAAGGCGGCTGGTTCCCGCGGGAAAAAGTCGACGTCGAGACGGCGATCGACGCCTACACGGCCGGCAGCGCCTATCTCGAGTTCCACGAGCGCGACAAGGGACGCCTCAAGCCCGGCTTCGTCGCCGACCTGGCCGTGCTCGACCGCGACATCTTCGCCTGCCCGATCGCGCAGATCCGCGAGATCCTGCCCGCAGCGACCGTGATCGGCGGCGAGATCGTCTACCGCCGCTAG
- a CDS encoding amino acid permease: MADNQNLVSQLSSEKTEFKREITLFGGVSILGGIMIGGGIFYLGSYVLQRAGFSLGLALLCWFVGGVISLLGGLCFAELGAMIPKAGGVTVYLNTAYHPLVGFISGFNSWLLTGPASLAAGAVALTAMFGLGGVAAQVAASAILIAFTAYNCFGIKRGSVLQNVTMVAKLIPIFIIMGSALFMGDVSPDLSFTPMDGPVPFSKVLNMIGFATLATLWAYEGWTNLNAVTEEIRDPKRNLPLSLIISISGIAVLYMLFNYAIYRVLPLAEMRAMIEAKKLYLGTEVALRLLGGAGGILVTVGMVVSMLGSINGMVIAFPRNYYAMAKEGHFFRSFGKLHPAYKVPTAPILCQCVISIAYIWVRSLDQLTNLVVFGSMLINVLIIAAVLVLRKKLPDLERPYKVWGGAFTVCLTLLINFGMMVNTLVNDPVTCVTGLSIPCIAACVYFYFGYRNKREEQR, encoded by the coding sequence ATGGCGGACAATCAGAATCTCGTTTCTCAGCTCAGTTCCGAAAAGACGGAGTTCAAGCGCGAAATCACGCTGTTCGGCGGCGTCAGCATCCTCGGCGGCATCATGATCGGCGGCGGCATCTTCTATCTCGGCTCCTACGTTTTGCAGCGGGCCGGCTTCAGCCTCGGGCTGGCGCTGCTGTGCTGGTTCGTGGGCGGCGTCATTTCGCTGCTGGGCGGCCTGTGCTTCGCCGAACTGGGGGCGATGATCCCCAAGGCCGGCGGCGTCACGGTGTACCTGAACACGGCCTACCACCCGCTGGTCGGCTTCATCAGTGGCTTCAACAGCTGGCTTTTGACCGGCCCCGCTTCGCTGGCCGCGGGCGCGGTGGCGCTGACGGCCATGTTCGGCCTCGGCGGCGTGGCGGCGCAGGTCGCCGCTTCCGCCATCCTGATCGCCTTTACGGCCTACAACTGCTTCGGCATCAAGCGCGGCTCCGTGCTGCAGAACGTCACGATGGTCGCCAAGCTGATCCCCATCTTCATCATCATGGGTTCGGCGCTTTTCATGGGCGACGTCTCGCCCGACCTTTCCTTCACGCCCATGGACGGGCCGGTGCCGTTCTCCAAGGTGCTGAACATGATCGGCTTCGCCACACTGGCGACGCTGTGGGCCTACGAGGGCTGGACGAACCTCAACGCCGTCACCGAGGAGATCAGGGACCCCAAGCGCAACCTGCCGCTGTCGCTGATCATCTCCATCTCCGGCATCGCCGTGCTCTACATGCTGTTCAACTACGCCATTTACCGCGTGCTGCCCCTGGCCGAAATGCGCGCCATGATCGAGGCGAAAAAGCTCTATCTGGGCACCGAAGTCGCCCTGCGCCTGCTGGGCGGCGCCGGCGGCATTCTCGTCACCGTGGGCATGGTCGTCTCCATGCTCGGCTCTATCAACGGCATGGTCATCGCCTTCCCGCGCAACTACTACGCCATGGCCAAGGAAGGCCACTTCTTCCGCTCGTTCGGCAAACTGCACCCCGCCTACAAGGTCCCCACGGCGCCCATCCTCTGCCAGTGCGTCATCTCCATCGCCTACATCTGGGTGCGCAGCCTCGACCAGCTCACCAACCTGGTGGTCTTTGGCTCGATGCTCATCAACGTGCTGATCATCGCCGCCGTGCTGGTGCTGCGCAAAAAGCTGCCCGACCTCGAGCGTCCCTACAAGGTGTGGGGCGGCGCCTTCACCGTCTGCCTGACGCTGCTGATCAACTTCGGCATGATGGTCAACACGCTGGTCAACGACCCCGTCACCTGCGTCACCGGGCTCTCCATCCCCTGCATCGCGGCCTGCGTCTATTTCTACTTCGGCTACAGGAACAAAAGGGAAGAACAGCGGTAA
- a CDS encoding sulfite exporter TauE/SafE family protein, producing the protein MPPLTFAAAFSVSLIGAVIQAVCGFGYGPVNMSRLPYLFPYAQAVALSGLCGSTTAVFVAASSFRYIRWKTVLPCAVTALVFAALSVQLSAGAADGFMVRSLGAALVALGVYSIFFSGRLRIRPTPRNGAIAGALAGALSGLFSVGGPPMALYLLAATDSNDEYRASLNAHFCFTACITTFMRWRNGAFTAATLRAYGLVLVSLLLGAWIGGKIFRRLDPKRLRLLVYGYLIASGLLMLFK; encoded by the coding sequence ATGCCGCCTCTCACTTTCGCCGCAGCCTTCTCGGTCAGCCTGATCGGCGCGGTCATCCAGGCCGTCTGCGGTTTCGGCTACGGGCCGGTGAACATGTCGCGGCTGCCCTACCTCTTCCCCTACGCGCAAGCGGTCGCCCTCTCCGGCCTGTGCGGCTCGACGACGGCCGTTTTCGTCGCCGCCAGCAGCTTCAGGTACATCCGTTGGAAGACCGTGCTGCCCTGCGCTGTGACGGCGCTGGTTTTTGCGGCTCTGTCGGTGCAGCTTTCCGCCGGCGCCGCCGACGGGTTCATGGTTCGCAGTCTCGGCGCCGCGCTGGTCGCGCTGGGCGTTTATTCGATCTTCTTCAGCGGCCGCCTCCGCATCAGGCCGACGCCGCGCAACGGAGCCATCGCCGGCGCGCTGGCCGGCGCGCTCTCGGGGCTCTTCTCCGTCGGCGGGCCGCCCATGGCCCTCTACCTGCTGGCCGCCACCGACAGCAACGACGAATACCGCGCCTCGCTGAACGCTCATTTTTGCTTCACCGCCTGCATCACCACGTTTATGCGTTGGCGCAACGGGGCCTTTACCGCCGCCACGCTCCGCGCGTACGGGCTCGTCCTCGTTTCGCTGCTGCTGGGCGCCTGGATCGGCGGGAAAATCTTCCGCCGCCTCGACCCCAAGCGCCTGCGCCTGCTCGTCTACGGCTATCTGATCGCCTCCGGGCTCCTGATGCTCTTCAAGTGA